The Gammaproteobacteria bacterium genome includes a window with the following:
- the rpsF gene encoding 30S ribosomal protein S6: MKHYEIVLLIHPDQSDQVPAMVKRYKAVVKDSGGQVHRFEDWGRRQLAYPINKIHKAHYLLFNIECDKKALDELTTAFRYNDAVLRNLVLNRDDAVTEPSPMQQETAHKKTGRDAEAEKEGASQDTGSE, translated from the coding sequence ATGAAACATTATGAAATTGTATTATTAATCCACCCCGACCAGAGCGATCAAGTCCCAGCCATGGTCAAACGTTATAAAGCCGTTGTCAAAGACAGTGGCGGACAAGTACACCGCTTTGAAGACTGGGGTCGTCGTCAGTTGGCATATCCCATCAACAAGATCCATAAAGCCCATTATTTATTATTTAACATCGAATGCGATAAAAAAGCCTTAGATGAATTAACTACGGCTTTTCGCTACAATGATGCGGTATTGCGCAACTTAGTCCTGAATCGCGATGACGCCGTAACCGAGCCTTCACCCATGCAGCAAGAGACTGCACATAAGAAAACCGGTCGTGATGCCGAAGCTGAGAAAGAAGGCGCCTCTCAAGACACGGGGTCTGAATAA
- the rplI gene encoding 50S ribosomal protein L9 encodes MQVILLEKIRNLGNLGEQVKVKPGHGRNYLIPKGKALRATPENIAKFETRRVELEKAEAEHLASAKARAEKLTDLVVEIKAKASEEGKLFGSVGTRDIIEAIHARGGEVDKSEIELPNGVIRQTGEYEVFVQLHTEVRVAIKVNVMAE; translated from the coding sequence ATGCAAGTTATTTTATTGGAAAAAATTCGTAATCTGGGAAATCTGGGTGAACAAGTGAAAGTTAAACCTGGACATGGTCGCAATTATTTGATCCCAAAAGGCAAAGCATTGCGTGCTACGCCGGAAAATATTGCTAAGTTTGAAACACGTCGTGTAGAGTTAGAGAAAGCCGAGGCAGAACATTTGGCTTCCGCTAAAGCAAGGGCAGAAAAACTGACTGATTTGGTAGTCGAAATAAAAGCCAAAGCGAGTGAGGAAGGTAAATTATTCGGTTCCGTTGGTACGCGGGATATCATTGAAGCTATTCATGCCAGAGGCGGAGAAGTGGATAAAAGCGAAATTGAACTGCCTAATGGTGTTATTCGACAGACGGGTGAATATGAAGTGTTTGTGCAATTACATACGGAAGTGCGGGTAGCTATTAAAGTGAATGTGATGGCTGAGTGA
- the purF gene encoding amidophosphoribosyltransferase yields the protein MCGIVGTVAKSSVNQDIYDALILLQHRGQDAAGIMTCDKTRIFLRKANGLVRDAIRAEHMLRLQGNMGIGHLRYPTAGSDSAAEAQPLYVNSPYGLAIVHNGNLINSSALAKDLMFGDRRHLNTDSDSEVLLNVFAHELQNLGKAELTPQHIFKAAQGVYQRCQGAYAAIVLIAGYGIVGFRDPFGIRPLVYGVREGNGGREYMLASENVALDALGYELVRDVLPGEVIFINTEGQIFQEICAPKVQHSPCLFEYVYLARPDSILDEILVYKFRLALGQKLAEKIRREFPEHDIDVVIPVPDTSRSAALSLAQTLGLKYREGFVKNRYIGRTFIMPGQTIRQKSVRQKLNAISLEFQGKNVLLVDDSIVRGTTSKEIIQMARDAGARKVYFASAAPEVRYPNVYGIDMPAAKELIAHGRDVKEVAQIIGADRLIYQDLSALYEAAKEGNPGILRFEDSVFTGDYVTGDVTPEYLATLEKRRGEKMKQHEAQALSSAQIVEVHNAG from the coding sequence ATGTGCGGCATTGTCGGTACAGTAGCAAAGAGTAGTGTAAACCAGGATATTTATGATGCATTGATATTACTCCAGCATCGTGGCCAGGATGCCGCAGGTATCATGACTTGTGATAAAACCCGCATATTTTTGCGCAAGGCCAATGGCTTGGTGCGAGATGCAATTCGGGCTGAGCACATGCTACGGCTCCAGGGCAATATGGGCATTGGGCATTTGCGTTATCCCACCGCTGGATCCGATAGCGCTGCTGAAGCCCAGCCATTATATGTCAATTCACCTTATGGTCTTGCCATTGTTCACAATGGCAATTTAATCAATTCTAGCGCATTAGCCAAAGATCTCATGTTTGGAGATCGACGGCATTTGAATACGGATTCTGACTCGGAAGTTTTGCTGAATGTATTTGCGCACGAATTACAGAATCTGGGTAAAGCCGAATTGACTCCTCAGCATATTTTTAAAGCGGCACAGGGTGTTTATCAGCGTTGCCAAGGTGCTTATGCAGCGATTGTATTGATTGCAGGTTACGGCATTGTAGGATTTCGTGATCCATTTGGCATTCGTCCTTTGGTTTATGGTGTACGAGAGGGTAATGGTGGTCGCGAATATATGCTGGCTTCTGAAAACGTTGCGCTCGATGCACTGGGTTATGAGTTGGTGCGAGACGTGTTACCGGGAGAGGTGATTTTTATTAATACGGAAGGGCAAATATTTCAAGAGATCTGTGCACCGAAGGTACAGCATTCACCTTGCCTGTTCGAATATGTTTATCTGGCGCGGCCGGATTCCATATTGGATGAAATACTGGTTTATAAATTTCGTCTGGCTTTGGGTCAAAAGTTGGCTGAAAAAATCCGTCGTGAATTCCCTGAACATGATATTGATGTGGTGATCCCTGTGCCGGATACAAGTCGTAGCGCTGCCTTATCGTTAGCCCAGACTTTGGGTTTAAAATACCGTGAAGGTTTTGTTAAAAATCGTTATATCGGCCGTACATTTATTATGCCAGGGCAAACCATTCGGCAAAAATCGGTACGACAAAAACTCAATGCGATTAGTCTCGAATTTCAAGGTAAAAATGTGTTGTTGGTGGATGATTCCATTGTGCGTGGCACCACTTCCAAAGAAATTATCCAAATGGCGCGCGATGCCGGTGCGCGCAAAGTTTATTTTGCTTCTGCCGCACCTGAGGTGCGTTATCCTAATGTCTACGGTATTGATATGCCGGCTGCTAAAGAATTAATTGCGCACGGGCGTGACGTCAAGGAAGTTGCCCAAATAATAGGCGCTGATCGGCTGATTTATCAGGATTTATCCGCTTTATATGAAGCAGCGAAAGAAGGCAATCCCGGCATTCTTCGATTTGAGGATTCTGTGTTTACCGGCGATTATGTTACAGGCGATGTGACACCTGAATATTTAGCGACGCTGGAAAAGCGCCGCGGTGAAAAAATGAAGCAACACGAAGCCCAGGCGTTGAGTAGTGCGCAGATTGTAGAGGTGCATAATGCGGGTTAG
- the rpsR gene encoding 30S ribosomal protein S18 translates to MSSFYRRKKYCRFTAEGIKEIDYKDTALLQNYIMESGRIVPSRITGTSARYQRMLAKAIKLARYLALLPYCDRH, encoded by the coding sequence GTGTCCAGTTTTTATCGACGTAAAAAATACTGCCGTTTCACTGCCGAAGGCATTAAAGAAATTGATTATAAAGATACCGCTTTATTGCAAAACTACATCATGGAATCCGGTAGGATTGTGCCAAGCCGCATCACCGGTACCAGTGCGCGTTATCAGCGTATGTTAGCTAAAGCGATTAAATTAGCGCGTTACTTGGCGTTATTGCCTTACTGTGACCGCCACTGA
- a CDS encoding type II toxin-antitoxin system VapC family toxin, which yields MKYMLDTNICIYLIKKQPEQLLNKFKSCKSGDVCISTITLAELMYGVGKGQHSQKNKSALEEFISPLEIMPFDQEATTHYGHIRAWLEKNGTPIGPLDLMIAAHAKSLHTTLVTNNKKEFIRVPKLKIEDWSLSH from the coding sequence ATGAAATATATGTTAGACACCAACATATGTATTTATTTAATCAAGAAGCAGCCAGAGCAACTATTAAATAAATTCAAGTCTTGTAAAAGTGGAGATGTTTGTATTTCTACTATTACTCTAGCCGAGCTTATGTATGGTGTTGGAAAAGGCCAGCACTCTCAAAAGAATAAAAGCGCTTTGGAAGAATTTATTTCACCCCTAGAAATAATGCCATTCGATCAAGAGGCAACTACACATTATGGCCACATCCGAGCCTGGCTGGAAAAAAATGGTACTCCAATAGGCCCTCTTGATCTGATGATTGCAGCACATGCTAAAAGTTTACATACCACTTTAGTTACTAATAATAAAAAAGAGTTTATTCGAGTGCCGAAATTAAAGATTGAAGACTGGAGCCTTTCACACTAA